In Fusarium oxysporum f. sp. lycopersici 4287 chromosome 2, whole genome shotgun sequence, a genomic segment contains:
- a CDS encoding oxidoreductase, giving the protein MVQQIPKANHILDLLSLKGKVVVVTGASGPRGMGIEAARGAAEMGADVAITYASRKEGAEKNVEELTKEYGVKAKAYKLNAADYNDVERFVGEVVKDFGKIDGFVANAGATANAGVIDGSAADWDHVIQIDLNGTAYCAKAVGALFKKQGHGSFVITSSMSGHIANYPQEQTSYNVAKAGCIHMARSLANEWRDFARYLPVKSSESRKATSSRTRIAATIFLPELQSHPPELRHGQNEHPDIQQQIHSRKRQSEISEPRQNKMALLLLPPIPEQRKWLGLEEDEDEKSYPDKSVEDHGTFDHNPELVVREDP; this is encoded by the exons ATGGTTCAGCAAATCCCCAAGGCCAACCACatcctcgacctcctcagcctcaagggcaaggtcgtcgtcgtcacCGGCGCCTCCGGACCCCGCGGCATGGGCATCGAGGCTGCCCGTGGTGCTGCTGAGATGGGCGCCGACGTCGCCATCACCTACGCTTCCCGCAAGGAGGGCGCCGAGAAGAACGTCGAGGAGCTCACCAAGGAGTACGGCGTCAAGGCTAAGGCCTACAAGCTCAACGCTGCCGACTACAACGACGTTGAGCGATTTGTCGGAGAGGTTGTCAAGGACTTTGGCAAGATTGACGGTTTCGTCGCCAA CGCTGGTGCTACCGCCAACGCTGGTGTCATCGACGGCTCTGCTGCCGACTGGGACCACGTTATCCAGATCGATCTCAACGGCACCGCCTACTGCGCCAAGGCCGTCGGCGCTCTCTTCAAGAAGCAGGGCCACGGCTCCTTCGTCATCACCTCCTCCATGTCCGGCCACATTGCCAACTACCCTCAAGAGCAGACCTCTTACAACGTCGCCAAGGCTGGCTGCATCCACATGGCGCGATCTCTCGCCAACGAGTGGCGCGACTTTGCCCGT TATCTACCTGTTAAATCCTCTGAGAGTAGAAAAGCCACAAGTTCGCGAACTCGAATCGCAGCGACAATC TTTCTTCCTGAGCTTCAATCCCATCCCCCAGAGCTGCGTCATGGGCAGAATGAGCATCCAGATATCCAGCAGCAGATTCATTCCCGCAAGCGGCAGAGTGAAATTAGTGAACCCCGTCAGAATAAGATGgcccttcttctgctgccaCCCATTCCAGAACAGCGAAAATGGCTGGGTttggaagaagacgaagatgaaaAATCCTACCCAGATAAGAGCGTTGAAGACCATGGTACATTTGACCACAATCCTGAACTTGTGGTCAGGGAAGATCCGTAG
- a CDS encoding indoleamine 2,3-dioxygenase: protein MSPHAVTYQLPRIKLTAELKEFAVTSNAFLPEHSPLKQLPDSYYEPWELVIQHLPALIKYFDIRRAVDTLPVLSTERLRSEAEWRRAYSILAFLTHAYVWGGEKPAQILPPQITVPFLAVSKHLELPPVLSYAAANLWNFSSSSNDFTDLDHLDTLHTFTGTESEKWFLLISVAMEARAGTIIPKMMEALEAVKTRDYDVIISALEQLKSCIDSVGVLLERMYEKCDPMTFYYKIRPFLAGSKNMEAAGLPKGVFYDEGDGKGEWRHLRGGSNGQSSLIQFFDVVLGVEHITSGNNTEKAGERSYHDIVKDYMPGPHRRFLTHVARKGSIRELASQTPSSPAQERLQAAFTAATEALTVFRNKHIQIVTRYIILPARSGRKDGPQNLASSSSKKNGEELTGTGGTTLVPFLKQSRDETSEAGRLE, encoded by the exons ATGTCGCCACACGCTGTTACGTACCAACTCCCGCGCATCAAGCTCACGGCCGAACTAAAAGAGTTCGCCGTGACAAGCAACGCTTTCCTCCCTGAGCACAGTCCCCTCAAACAACTACCCGATTCTTACTATGAGCCGTGGGAGCTTGTTATTCAGCATCTCCCTGCTCTAATCAAGTATTTTGATATAAGACGTGCTGTTGATACTCTTCCTGTTCTGTCGACGGAGAGGTTAAGGTCTGAGGCGGAGTGGAGGAGGGCGTATTCCATCTTGGCGTTCTTGACGCATGCTTATGTTTGGGGTGGAGAGAAGCCTGCGCAG ATTCTACCCCCACAAATCACTGTTCCGTTCCTTGCTGTCTCAAAACATCTCGAACTCCCTCCCGTTCTCTCATACGCCGCTGCAAACCTATGGAACTTCTCCAGCTCAAGCAACGACTTCACTGATCTCGACCACCTCGACACCCTACACACCTTCACCGGCACAGAGTCAGAAAAATGgttcctcctcatcagcgTAGCCATGGAAGCTCGCGCCGGAACCATCATCCCTAAAATGATGGAAGCGCTCGAAGCCGTCAAGACACGAGACTACGACGTTATAATCTCTGCTCTCGAACAACTCAAGTCTTGCATCGACAGTGTCGGTGTTTTGCTAGAGCGCATGTATGAGAAGTGCGATCCTATGACGTTCTACTACAAGATCAGACCGTTCTTGGCGGGGAGCAAAAACATGGAAGCAGCTGGTCTGCCAAAAGGTGTTTTCTACGATGAAGGTGACGGAAAAGGCGAGTGGCGCCATCTCCGCGGTGGAAGTAACGGCCAAAGCTCCCTGATCCAATTCTTCGATGTTGTTCTCGGCGTAGAGCACATAACCAGCGGTAACAACACCGAGAAAGCCGGCGAGAGGAGCTATCACGATATAGTAAAAGACTACATGCCGGGTCCTCACCGCCGGTTCCTGACACACGTCGCTCGCAAGGGCAGTATCCGCGAACTAGCCTCCCAAACACCCAGCAGTCCTGCGCAAGAACGTCTTCAGGCTGCATTCACAGCTGCGACAGAGGCGCTCACGGTGTTTAGGAACAAGCACATCCAGATTGTGACGCGGTATATCATTCTGCCTGCGAGGAGCGGGAGGAAGGATGGGCCGCAGAACCTGGCGAGTAGTTCGTCGAAAAAGAATGGGGAGGAGTTGACGGGGACGGGGGGCACGACGCTGGTGCCGTTTCTGAAGCAGTCGAGGGATGAGACTAGTGAGGCTGGACGGTTGGAGTAA
- a CDS encoding kynureninase 2: MELSGFVERLRSGAAAKFPSDANSLDFARHLDSQDKLSHLRDEFVLPTKKSLKKKALDGSLPGAVNGTNGHSNGHTNGHTNGSADDDQQCLYFVGNSLGAQPKAVREYLNAQLETWASIGVNGHFSALGNSPLPAWQDLAEDCAIKSADLVGASPHEIVIMNTLTANLHLLMASFYKPNEKRHKVILEWKPFPSDHYAIESQVVWHGLDPEKSMVKIHPNEDHIITTDLILSTIDEHAEDTALLLLPGIQYYSGQLFDIPRITAYAQAKGIVVGWDLAHAAGNVELKLHDWNVDFACWCTYKYINAGPGSIAGAYVHERHGKVELNDATGKATYRPRLMGWYGGDKSVRFNMDNNFIPTSGAGGFQLSNPSAIDLASLSGALSVFNKTTMHDLRSKALVLTAYAEYLLDQILAESSDAELFRIITPRDPLQRGTQLSVLLKDGLLDNVSAALEENAVICDKRKPGVIRVAPVPLYTRFEDVWKFMQILRTALP; this comes from the exons ATGGAGCTTTCTGGATTTGTCGAGCGTCTGAGGAGCGGTGCTGCCGCCAAGTTTCCCAGCGATGCTAATTCTCTCGACTTTGCCCGCCATTTGGACTCGCAGGATAAGCTAAGCCATCTTCGGGATGAGTTTGTCCTGCCTACCAAGAAGTCCCTCAAGAAGAAAGCCCTCGACGGTTCACTTC CTGGCGCAGTCAATGGCACAAATGGTCACAGCAACGGCCATACCAACGGCCATACCAACGGCTCAGCTGATGATGATCAACAATGTCTCTACTTCGTCGGCAACTCTCTCGGCGCTCAACCGAAAGCTGTTCGAGAATATCTCAACGCTCAACTCGAGACATGGGCCTCTATCGGTGTGAACGGACACTTCAGCGCCCTTGGCAACTCACCGCTTCCAGCATGGCAGGACCTCGCTGAGGACTGCGCCATCAAGTCGGCTGACCTCGTCGGTGCTTCTCCCCACGAGATTGTCATCATGAACACACTCACAGCGAACCTGCACCTCCTCATGGCGAGCTTTTATAAGCCGAATGAGAAGAGACACAAGGTTATTCTGGAGTGGAAGCCGTTCCCTAGTGATCACTATGCTATTGAGAGTCAGGTTGTTTGGCACGGTCTTGATCCGGAGAAGAGCATGGTTAAGATTCATCCTAATGAGGATCATATCATCACAACTGATTTGATTCTTTCGACTATTGATGAGCATGCTGAGGATACGGCTCTTCTTCTACTCCCCGGTATTCAGTACTACTCCGGCCAACTCTTCGACATCCCCCGCATTACAGCATACGCTCAAGCAAAGGGTATCGTGGTTGGTTGGGATCTCGCCCACGCCGCTGGAAACGTCGAACTCAAGCTCCACGACTGGAACGTTGATTTCGCTTGCTGGTGCACGTACAAGTACATCAACGCAGGCCCCGGCTCCATCGCAGGTGCCTACGTCCACGAGCGCCACGGCAAAGTCGAGCTCAACGATGCCACCGGCAAAGCCACGTACCGCCCCCGTCTCATGGGCTGGTACGGCGGCGACAAGAGCGTGCGCTTCAACATGGACAACAACTTCATCCCCACCTCCGGCGCTGGCGGCTTCCAGCTCTCCAACCCGTCCGCCATCGACCTCGCCAGTCTCTCCGGCGCATTATCAGTGTTCAACAAAACAACCATGCACGACCTGCGCTCCAAGGCTTTAGTGCTAACAGCCTACGCTGAGTATCTGCTTGATCAGATCTTGGCCGAGTCATCAGACGCTGAGCTGTTCCGCATTATTACACCGAGGGATCCGCTGCAGAGGGGCACGCAGCTTAGTGTATTGTTGAAAGATGGGCTGTTGGATAATGTTAGTGCGGCGTTGGAGGAGAATGCTGTGATTTGTGATAAGAGGAAGCCTGGCGTTATTCGCGTGGCGCCTGTACCGCTGTACACGAGGTTTGAGGATGTTTGGAAGTTTATGCAAATTTTGAGGACGGCTTTGCCTTAG